One window of Trichoderma breve strain T069 chromosome 3, whole genome shotgun sequence genomic DNA carries:
- a CDS encoding acyltransferase family domain-containing protein translates to MRMFSRSWKLPWLSPPPWRSSKSLDLEEEHGMLESQQRERILSPNKDDTSVQRAWVARNVPKAIISLMLFFMPSFFRSHGNTGEQSRNGDASTSALDGLRGYAALAVMNYHLLYAYQPFVFYGYGLSESSAMQFFFVLSGFVLSYKPLVQSRDASSGFTKAVKSMTSCFFRRPVRLYGPPIVASFITMLAIQLGAYEHGRKIAYNPKWVPLLHWLDQSWRMLYVFWWGDLHNRYDVHLWTIPVEFRCSLAIFLILPVYMILRSTIRVFLMIILIVYVYALDRWDVALFFSGLLIADTAIASRTDAMSLNIKKPGRNWPVVAMKVLLLIGSLWLMSAPDFCVMETPGFQLLGWLIPPSDPAPNRFLPNLGGILLVSLLTHTEQNNAAISWFLNSSIPQYLGRISYSLYIVHGPLIHTVGYAVFPFFWTVSGTDEVWRYVIGFISGYLVLLGVVLYVSDIFWRAVDVTFVRLAKAWFSRMVEPT, encoded by the exons ATGCGAATGTTCTCCAGATCCTGGAAACTTCCTTGGCTATCTCCGCCGCCGTGGCGGTCTTCAAAGTCGCTTGACTTAGAAGAGGAACATGGCATGCTTGAGTCACAACAAAGAGAACGTATCTTGAGCCCCAACAAGGATGATACCTCAGTTCAGAGAGCCTGGGTTGCAAGAAACGTTCCAAAAGCTATCATCAGCctgatgctttttttcatGCCTAGCTTCTTTCGATCTCATGGCAATACTGGCGAACAGTCTCGCAATGGCGATGCGTCTACTTCGGCACTCGACGGGCTGCGTGGCTACGCGGCTCTGGCCGTTATGAACTATCATCTCTTATACGCATACCagccttttgttttctatgGCTACGGTCTCTCCGAAAGTTCTGCTATGCAAT TCTTTTTCGTCCTTTCTGGATTTGTTCTCTCCTATAAGCCACTGGTACAATCTCGAGATGCATCTTCTGGCTTTACCAAGGCAGTCAAGTCTATGACCTCCTGCTTCTTTCGTCGTCCTGTCCGTTTATATGGACCACCAATTGTCGCCAGCTTCATCACCATGCTCGCGATACAGCTTGGTGCTTACGAACATGGCCGCAAGATAGCCTACAATCCTAAATGGGTCCCC CTTTTGCATTGGCTTGATCAATCATGGAGAATGCTCTATGTTTTCTGGTGGGGAGATCTTCACAATCGCTACGATGTGCATTTATGGACAATACCTGTAGAGTTTAGATGCTCGTTAGCTATCTTTCTCATTCTACCGGTGTATATGATACTTCGGTCAACCATCCGAGTATTTTTGATGATTATCCTGATTGTCTATGTGTATGCGCTTGATCGTTGGGACGTGGCACTGTTTTTCTCTGGACTTTTGATCGCCGATACCGCTATTGCATCAAGAACAGACGCAATGTCCTTGAACATCAAGAAGCCTGGTCGAAATTGGCCCGTAGTGGCCATGAAGGTGCTGCTACTGATAGGCAGTCTTTGGCTAATGTCAGCTCCAGATTTCTGTGTCATGGAGACTCCAGGGTTTCAACTCTTGGGCTGGTTGATTCCACCATCAGATCCAGCGCCAAATCGTTTTCTGCCAAATCTTGGCGGTatccttcttgtctctctgcTCACTCACACTGAACAGAATAACGCAGCTATCTCATGGTTTCTCAATTCATCCATACCACAATATCTTGGCCGCATAAGCTACAGTCTTTATATTGTTCATGGGCCTTTGATTCACACTGTTGGATACGCGGTTTTTCCGTTCTTCTGGACAGTTTCTGGGACGGATGAGGTTTGGAGATATGTCATTGGGTTCATATCGGGATATTTGGTTCTGTTGGGAGTGGTGCTTTACGTTTCTGATATATTTTGGAGAGCTGTAGATGTAACATTTGTTCGGTTGGCCAAAGCATGGTTTTCTCGTATGGTTGAGCCTACATAG
- a CDS encoding ricin-type beta-trefoil lectin domain-like domain-containing protein, with translation MPLKDGIYIISSTLSGNPVLDIYQAANPFNGPINGVVGFTRQTTNNQHQQWVVTSLRRGVYSLGSVIGNAWITAPVDGSVAQLDTSVYNPIYNEGTRWKITNIQNDTYQIESVQFPGRVIDLEYASSDDNTAAILYPSQQSPNQIWKFIPIAI, from the exons ATGCCTCTCAAGGACGGAATCTACATCATCTCTAGCACTCTCTCGGGCAATCCAGTCCTTGATATTTATCAGGCGGCCAACCCCTTCAACGGCCCCATCAACGGCGTGGTTGGTTT CACGAGACAGACTACGAATAACCAACATCAGCAGTGGGTTGTAACCTCTCTTCGCCGGGGTGTCTACAGTCTGGGATCCGTCATTGGCAACGCTTGGATCACTGCTCCCG TTGATGGTAGTGTTGCGCAGCTCGACACATCCGTATACAACCCCATCTATAACGAGGGTACCCGTTGGAAAATTACCAACATCCAGAATGACACCTACCA AATTGAGAGCGTGCAGTTCCCAGGCCGTGTGATAGATCTCGAATATGCTAGCTCTGATGACAACACTGCTGCTATTCTGTATCCGAGTCAGCAGTCCCCCAACCAGATCTGGAAATTCATACCTATTGCGATATAG
- a CDS encoding fungal specific transcription factor domain-containing protein, whose translation MADRSESPDSDGGSVSRHDSDQPPARKRQRVRLSCLECRRRKLSCDRGFPCERCIKSGTPDRCSYESRNGEVVNASSGIPPSFAQLDSRRFGIGDAVSGFGPRDSELARQDHDRIRRLELEITQLKNLLTRPGASLDGSTIVGSTNSPSTQKDEGVDGEARPPAEEQEIIQKSGMAGENGELRFFRGKGFRTRYFGPHNASMAFVELTGLCPFMRETADEWLRPVILHDRKDRKRRQEERETIFEQSDPELEALLPPREEADALINVYLEQFEQIHRIVHVPTFRKEYAEFWTPGSKHRYAAFTALVLSMMAVASCVHTHDELKFIGMMSKPRHMAEKWIIACDAWADRQSQKHRRLIHYQIACLLYLGKRVNTIKKKRFWTSSGALIRDGIAVGLHREPSHMGGKITVYNQEMRRRIWATVQEFDMQASFDHGLPTLVSQLHFDTNPPRNLDDEDFDENTTTLPPSKPAKEYTYSSFQNLARQSLPLRLELSRLLTGPVSEIDYDQVIRYTNDLTHEIDALPSWDMSPENNSDSKKNPLIAYTLLHVQLRQYITPLHQPYLKLRKQNSKYQYSEIIYYNAARDMVLLHDKLYEQGVRALNFLREDALTTAINLCSVTMLQPRGSTNMIMINSHHTVKLIEKCIAMKEDRLLRCGNNEPWGYSIMCAALGLLEAHLGTKTTEAAKSTSAERFVNLHYKLLANQEPPLSSAPLPGIGPVPGLELPDGTKSVTPFTFPAPLPVSVDPSWGVNDNTQPFNLDPSLELLGLNLNELWGESWELGL comes from the exons ATGGCTGATCGCAGTGAGAGCCCGGACTCCGACGGCGGTTCGGTATCAAGACATGATTCTGACCAACCACCGGCTCGCAAGAGACAACGCGTGCGACTGAGCTGTCTCgaatgccgccgccgcaaGCTCTCGTGCGATCGTGGCTTTCCATGCGAGCGCTGCATTAAGAGCGGCACCCCTGACCGCTGCAGCTACGAATCACGCAACGGGGAAGTTGTTAATGCATCATCCGGCATTCCTCCGTCCTTTGCGCAGCTGGACTCGCGCCGCTTCGGGATTGGCGATGCGGTTTCGGGCTTTGGCCCCCGAGACTCTGAGCTGGCCCGCCAGGATCATGACCGCATCCGcaggctggagctggagattaCCCAGCTCAAGAACCTGCTCACCAGGCCCGGTGCGTCTCTAGATGGCAGCACCATCGTGGGCAGCACCAACTCGCCGTCGACGCAGAAGGATGAGGGCGTCGACGGTGAGGCGAGACCTCCCGCGGAAGAGCAGGAGATCATTCAGAAGAGTGGCATGGCGGGTGAAAATGGTGAGCTGCGATTCTTCCGTGGCAAAGGCTTCCGCACTCGTTACTTTGGCCCCCACAATGCAAGTATGGCCTTTGTCGAGCTGACCGGCCTGTGTCCCTTTATGCGGGAGACGGCGGATGAGTGGCTGCGGCCGGTGATTCTTCATGACCGCAAGGACCGCAAGCGCCGCCAGGAGGAGCGGGAGACTATCTTTGAGCAGTCGGATCCGGAGCTTgaggctcttcttcctcccagGGAAGAGGCGGATGCCCTCATCAATGTCTATCTCGAACAGTTTGAGCAGATCCATCGCATTGTACACGTGCCCACCTTCCGCAAGGAGTATGCGGAGTTTTGGACTCCTGGGAGCAAGCACAGATACGCAGCCTTCACGGCTTTAGTCTTGTCGATGATGGCTGTTGCAAGCTGCGTACATACCCACGATGAGCTCAAGTTTATTGGCATGATGTCGAAGCCACGACACATGGCTGAAAAGTGGATCATTGCCTGCGACGCGTGGGCGGACAGGCAGAGCCAGAAGCATCGGCGACTTATTCACTATCAGATTGCCTGTCTGCTCTACCTTGGCAAGCGCGTCAATACCATTAAGAAGAAGCGCTTCTGGACCAGCTCGGGAGCTCTAATCCGCGATGGCATCGCTGTCGGACTGCACCGTGAGCCGAGCCACATGGGCGGCAAGATCACTGTATACAACCAAGAGATGCGGCGGAGGATATGGGCAACAGTGCAGGAGTTTGATATGCAGGCGTCGTTTGACCACGGCCTGCCGACCTTGGTGAGCCAGCTTCACTTCGACACCAACCCTCCTCGGAATCTGGACGACGAAGACTTCGACGAGAACACGACGACATTGCCACCTTCCAAGCCGGCCAAGGAGTATACGTATTCCTCGTTCCAAAACTTGGCGCGACAGAGCTTGCCTCTACGTCTCGAGCTCAGCCGTCTTCTTACTGGGCCAGTGTCCGAGATAGACTATGACCAAGTCATTCGATATACCAATGACTTGACTCATGAAATCGACGCTCTCCCTTCCTGGGATATGAGCCCTGAAAACAACAGCGATAGCAAGAAGAACCCACTGATCGCATACACGTTGCTGCACGTCCAGCTGCGGCAATACATCACCCCTCTGCATCAGCCCTACCTCAAGCTGCGCAAGCAAAACTCCAAGTACCAGTACTCAGAAATCATCTATTACAATGCTGCGCGGGATATGGTTCTTCTACATGATAAGCTGTACGAGCAGGGCGTACGAGCGCTCAACTTCTTGCGAGAGGACGCTCTCACAACGGCTATCAACCTTTGCAGTGTCACAATGTTGCAGCCGCGCGGGTCGACGAACATGATCATGATCAACTCGCACCATACGGTGAAGCTCATTGAGAAGTGCATTGCCATGAAGGAAGATCGTCTGCTGCGTTGCGGCAACAATGAGCCGTGGGGATACTCCATCATGTGCGCGGCCTTGGGACTTCTCGAAGCTCATCTGGGAACTAAGACGACTGAGGCGGCCAAGTCCACATCGGCTGAGAGATTTGTGAATCTCCATTATAAGCTTCTTGCAAACCAAGAGCCGCCTCTATCGTCGGCCCCGCTGCCAG GCATTGGCCCCGTTCCTGGTTTGGAACTTCCTGATGGAACCAAG TCTGTAACCCCATTCACTTTCCCAGCACCACTGCCAGTCTCTGTGGATCCATCATGGGGTGTAAATGACAATACACAGCCCTTTAACCTCGACCCAAGCCTTGAACTGCTAGGCCTTAATCTTAATGAGCTCTGGGGAGAGTCATGGGAGCTGGGGTTGTAG
- a CDS encoding DEAD/DEAH box helicase domain-containing protein, giving the protein MPPLQRANSCTDIGFTLRRQFHKDDFRPHQREIIEAALDGHDVYVQAATSFGKSLCFQLPAVIDSGITIVVSPLLSLMINQVEALRAAGIDASSLNSNTSPEERDRIQRDLETGHPRTRLLYVTPELCSGSRFRERLQLVHRQKELARIAIDEAHCISEWGHDFRKDFKRLSWFRETFPDVPIMCLTATANAQVRQDILKILRLDATPERIKTFLMSPERGNLHLEIRYTKDEDDNRISDFLKWIHAVYDRRRAEPRQSELVKQRVGARPFHAKLPKDVKEDTLTNWINNEPGYDIIVATTAFGMGIDKDNVRFVVHWRLPKSFEGYYQEVGRAGRDGNASYCFLYYSREDLERVTRMIKSDTKADSNYESRLRSLQSLAYYCESINACRHAAICKYFGEETVPACDFACDFHKDPDDLEDRFVRGLASEEWVSTQAMQGTYDNYAGDY; this is encoded by the exons ATGCCCCCCCTGCAGAGGGCAAATTCATGCACGGACATCGGATTCACTCTCCGGCGACAGTTCCACAAGGACGATTTCAG GCCTCATCAGCGTGAAATTATTGAGGCGGCATTAGATGGGCATGATGTATATGTCCAAGCAGCCACATCGTTCGGGAAGAGCCTGTGCTTCCAGTTACCCGCCGTGATTGATTCAGGCA TTACGATTGTTGTTTCGCCGTTGCTGAGCTTGATG ATCAACCAAGTAGAGGCTTTGAGAGCTGCAGGAATCGATGCCAGCTCTTTAAACAGCAATACCTCGCctgaagagagagatcgCATTCAGCGAGATCTCGAAACTGGCCATCCGAGAACCAGACTCCTTTACGTCACTCCGGAGCTGTGTTCGGGCTCGCGGTTCCGCGAGCGGCTGCAGCTCGTACACAGACAGAAGGAGCTTGctcgcatcgccattgaTGAGGCTCACTGCATATCGGAGTGGGGCCATGATTTCAGGAAAGACTTCAAGCGACTATCTTGGTTTCGAGAGACGTTTCCGGATGTACCCATCATGTGCCTCACAGCGACGGCAAATGCCCAAGTTCGACAAGATATCCTCAAAATATTGCGTCTCGACGCCACACCGGAAAGGATAAAAACATTTCTGATGAGTCCGGAGAGGGGCAATCTTCATCTGGAAATCAGATACAccaaagacgaggatgacAACCGTATATCAGACTTTTTGAAATGGATACATGCCGTATATGATCGTAGGCGCGCCGAACCGCGGCAGAGTGAGCTGGTGAAGCAGC GCGTCGGCGCACGACCCTTTCATGCGAAGCTGCCCAAAGATGTCAAGGAAGATACCTTGACCAATTGGATCAACAATGAGCCAGGCTACGATATCATCGTTGCTACAACAGCGTTTGGCATGGGCATTGATAAAGATAATGTACGATTCGTCGTGCACTGGCGGCTTCCAAAATCTTTTGAGGGGTATTACCAAGAAGTTGGGCGAGCAGGCCGCGATGGCAATGCCAGCTATTGTTTCTTATACTACAGCCGAGAGGATCTCGAACGAGTCACACGGATGATAAAGAGCGACACAAAAGCCGACTCAAATTATGAGTCGCGACTAAGGAGTCTGCAGTCATTGGCATACTACTGCGAGAGCATTAATGCCTGCCGACACGCAGCTATATGCAAATATTTCGGCGAAGAGACAGTTCCAGCGTGCGATTTCGCATGTGATTTTCACAAGGACCCTGACGATCTCGAAGATAGATTCGTGAGGGGGTTGGCTAGCGAAGAATGGGTGAGCACACAGGCAATGCAAGGTACATATGACAATTACGCGGGTGACTACTGA
- a CDS encoding amidase domain-containing protein has translation MSTLLFDPLTTTTVELQQRLASGKLNSVQIIETYLTQIDAHNPALNAFISLAPRDALRSIAAALDAERAAGSLRGPFHGIPIVLKDSIMTASELGMPTTAGSFALAQAKCKKNAPLVEKLIDTGLIILGKANLTEFCGLKTSAMMPGWSAYGGQTLSPKCAQSPGGSSTGPAVAIAAGFAPLSIGTETTGSIMVPASRNALYAIKPTVGDVDIKGVFSLSELYDSAGPMAKSTHDLVPVTEILLGRKLTSAGQKNWQGLSVGFVDPRVWNLGDSMCRHHEGTAEEMIETYERVVSKLKEAGGDLRYPVVVPDVSELTVDGKEAFMKIAFWDCKNRTIDNFLKEYEESPVRSLADIVKFNEEHKDDALPHPFPDQSDLHKCLDNTDEEEEIEFLKKGLRAKARQLLDSTFDTEGVSIIAAPTDSALLIHGAAAGYPTANVPLGILSYNGRAYGICLIAKAGEEETLLRFMSIFENTLPPRPVPDLGKLDPIPGHKNIGSQ, from the exons ATGTCTACTCTCCTGTTTGACCCattgacaacaacaactgtcgagctgcagcagcgacTGGCTAGCGGGAAATTAAATAGTGTTCAGATTATCGAGACATACCTCACCCAAATAGATGCACATAATCCGGCCCTTAATGCCTTCATCTCACTTGCACCTCGGGATGCTCTTAGAAGTATCGCAGCAGCGCTCGATGCTGAGCGCGCTGCTGGATCCCTTCGCGGTCCTTTCCATGGCATACCCATTGTTCTAAAG GATAGCATTATGACGGCTTCAGAGCTTGGGATGCCTACAACTGCGGGCTCCTTCGCGCTGGCGCAAgcaaaatgcaaaaagaaTGCTCCGTTGGTAGAAAAATTAATAGATACTGGCCTCATCATCCTGGGCAAGGCCAATTTGACCGAGTTCTGTGGCTTGAAGACTtcggccatgatgcctgGATGGTCTGCTTACGGTGGCCAGACGCTGTCTCC AAAATGTGCACAGTCACCTGGAGGCTCATCGACGGGACCAGCTGTAGCTATAGCTGCTGGATTTGCCCCTCTGTCGATAGGCACTGAAACTACAGGATCGATTATGGTGCCTGCGTCCCGAAATGCGCTGTATGCAATCAAGCCTACTGTTGGGGATGTCGACATAAAAGGAGTGTTCTCCCTAAGTGAACTCTATGATTCCGCCGGACCGATGGCGAAATCAACCCATGATCTTGTACCTGTAACCGAGATACTCCTGGGTCGCAAACTAACCTCTGCAGGGCAAAAAAATTGGCAAGGTTTGTCAGTTGGCTTCGTTGATCCGAGAGTGTGGAATCTGGGCGACTCAATGTGCCGGCATCATGAGGGCACAGCAGAAGAGATG ATTGAGACTTACGAGCGGGTTGTCTCCAAGTTAAAGGAGGCTGGAGGTGATCTCCGCTATCCCGTTGTTGTCCCGGATGTTTCAGAGTTGACCGTCGATGGTAAAGAGGCGTTTATGAAGATTGCAT TTTGGGATTGCAAGAACAGAACCATTGATAACTTTCTCAAAGAATACGAAGAGTCGCCTGTGCGCTCACTCGCTGATATTGTCAAGTTCAATGAAGAGCACAAAGATGATGCTCTCCCTCATC CATTCCCTGACCAGAGTGATCTTCACAAGTGTCTGGACAACActgatgaggaagaagagatagaGTTTCTCAAGAAGGGACTACGAGCAAAGGCGAGACAACTTTTGGACTCTACCTTCGATACTGAAGGAGTGAGCATTATTGCTGCGCCCACTGATTCGGCGCTGCTGATCCATGGCGCAGCTGCAG GCTACCCTACTGCAAATGTTCCTCTTGGAATTCTATCGTACAATGGCAGAGCGTACGGCATTTGTTTAATTGCCAAGGCAGGCGAGGAAGAGACGCTGCTGCGGTTTATGAGTATCTTTGAGAACACGCTCCCACCAAGGCCTGTTCCTGATCTTGGAAAGCTGGATCCCATACCAGGCCATAAGAATATAGGATCTCAGTGA